The following is a genomic window from Deinococcus aerolatus.
CAGGCGCTGGCCGCGCGCTACGGCGAACACTTGCGCCTGACCTACCGCTACCTGCGCCACAACCGGGGCAAGCTGGGCGTGATCAGCAGCGACAGCACCGTGCCTACACCGTTTTCCAAGGGCATCCTGTCCCAGTCGATGCTGGCCGCCGGGGTCACGCCGGACGTGGCCCGCAAGGTGGCCCGCGTGACCCAGCGCGATCTGCGCGGCTCCGAGGACCGCGTGGTGACGCGCTCGGCCATCCGCGCCAAGGTCGAGGCCCTGCTGCGTGACGAGGTGGGGCCGGACGTGGGCGCCCGCTACCGCCTGCTGCGCGTGATCCGCCGCCCACCCCGGCCCGTGATCGTGCTGCTGGGCGGCGTCAGCGGTACCGGCAAGAGCTTTCTGGCCGCCGAGATCGCTTACCGGCTGGGGATTGCCCGTGTGGTCAGCACCGACTCCATCCGCGAGGTGATGCGGGCGATGGTATCGCCAGCGCTGCTGCCCACGTTGCACGCCAGCACCTTCAACGCCTGGGAGGCGCTGCTGCCCCCCGGCACGCCGCGCCCCGAAACGCCCAGCAAGGGTGTGCTGCTGGCCGGGTTCCGCGATCAGGTGCAGCAGGTCAACGTGGGCCTGGGGGCAGTGGTGGCCCGCTCGGTGCAGGAAGGCAGCAGTCTGGTGCTCGAGGGCGTGCATCTGGTGCCCGGTTACCTGCGCGCCGACGCCTTTGCGGGGGCGCTGGTGATTCCAATGCTGGTGACCCTGCCTGATCCCGAAGAACACCGCCGCCACTTCCAGAGCCGCGACGTGGAAACTGCCGCGAGCCGCCCGCTGCACCGCTACATGCAGTATTTCGAGGAAATCCGCGCCATGCAGGACGAGCTCGAAGACCTGGCCCG
Proteins encoded in this region:
- a CDS encoding 2-phosphoglycerate kinase gives rise to the protein MTQPELRIGTPRHAFPFSRGLVVESLVNAGASGAVAAAAARRVEQNLRNARRVLVAPAELQALMTEVALDLAGEDVARAAGAQTPAFVDILVTAKKGDLPFSRGVLARTLEDAGLTGREAYATASAVDVELRKEGVRRLSAEDIDNRTEQALAARYGEHLRLTYRYLRHNRGKLGVISSDSTVPTPFSKGILSQSMLAAGVTPDVARKVARVTQRDLRGSEDRVVTRSAIRAKVEALLRDEVGPDVGARYRLLRVIRRPPRPVIVLLGGVSGTGKSFLAAEIAYRLGIARVVSTDSIREVMRAMVSPALLPTLHASTFNAWEALLPPGTPRPETPSKGVLLAGFRDQVQQVNVGLGAVVARSVQEGSSLVLEGVHLVPGYLRADAFAGALVIPMLVTLPDPEEHRRHFQSRDVETAASRPLHRYMQYFEEIRAMQDELEDLARQEDVPLLDGLTLDESADQAVDVVLRRVMVALTPQERAELLGHQAESESSELTRDSVGD